From a single Polynucleobacter asymbioticus QLW-P1DMWA-1 genomic region:
- a CDS encoding IlvD/Edd family dehydratase, with translation MSSKPNDSKNGTETGLRKGLTSYGDKGFSLFLRKAFIKGAGYTNSALDRPVIGIINTGSAYNPCHGNMPQLLEAVKRGVMLAGGLPMEFPTISIHESFAAPTSMYLRNLMSMDTEEMLRAQPMDAVVMIGGCDKTVPAQMMGAASAGLPAIQLITGSMLTGSHRNERVGACTDCRRYWGKFRAGEIDEIEKDEVNDQLVASVGTCSVMGTASTMACIAEALGMTVPGGATPPAVTADRIRVAEETGTCAVKMAKEGLTIDKILTADAFENAMRVLLAIGGSTNGIVHLAAIAGRMGLEIDLDALDKMGNETPVLVDLKPSGDHYMENFHDAGGMTALLRELKPLLKLDALTVSGRTLGEEIDAGPPSFKQDVVRKIDNPIYPRGSIAVLHGNLAPGGAIIKQSAANEKLMEHEGRAVVFENSEDLANRIDSLDLDVTAEDIIVLKNIGPKGAPGMPEAGYIPIPMKLARAGVKDIVRISDGRMSGTAFGTIVLHVTPESAIGGPLAQVRNGDRIRLSVKNREISLLISEAEMAKRIQENPITPPTAERGYKKLFLDTVTQADQGVDFDFLRAAKIVGKTPSK, from the coding sequence ATGAGTTCAAAGCCTAACGATTCTAAAAATGGAACTGAGACTGGATTACGCAAAGGTTTAACCAGTTATGGCGATAAAGGCTTCTCTTTATTTCTGCGTAAGGCTTTTATTAAAGGTGCGGGATATACCAATAGCGCCTTAGATCGCCCAGTCATTGGAATTATCAATACTGGAAGCGCCTACAACCCCTGCCACGGCAATATGCCGCAATTACTTGAAGCCGTAAAGCGTGGTGTGATGTTGGCGGGTGGTTTACCGATGGAATTTCCAACAATCTCGATTCATGAAAGTTTTGCAGCGCCGACAAGTATGTATCTGCGCAATCTCATGTCCATGGATACCGAAGAAATGTTGCGAGCTCAACCAATGGATGCCGTTGTCATGATTGGTGGATGCGATAAGACTGTGCCGGCACAAATGATGGGGGCCGCATCGGCAGGATTACCGGCGATTCAATTAATCACTGGTTCAATGTTGACTGGATCGCATCGCAATGAACGTGTAGGCGCCTGCACTGACTGTCGTCGCTACTGGGGTAAATTTCGCGCTGGTGAAATTGATGAGATTGAAAAAGATGAAGTAAATGATCAACTCGTAGCTAGCGTTGGTACTTGTTCTGTGATGGGCACAGCCAGCACCATGGCTTGTATTGCAGAAGCTTTAGGTATGACTGTGCCCGGTGGCGCAACCCCACCTGCCGTAACAGCTGACCGTATTCGAGTTGCCGAAGAAACGGGAACTTGCGCCGTCAAAATGGCTAAAGAAGGTTTAACGATCGACAAAATCTTAACCGCAGATGCATTTGAAAATGCGATGCGCGTATTGCTAGCGATTGGCGGATCAACTAACGGCATTGTTCATTTAGCAGCTATTGCTGGGCGTATGGGCCTTGAAATTGATCTGGATGCTCTAGATAAAATGGGTAATGAAACTCCTGTCTTGGTTGATTTAAAGCCTTCGGGCGATCACTATATGGAAAACTTTCATGATGCGGGTGGCATGACAGCCCTCCTACGTGAACTAAAGCCACTCCTCAAACTAGATGCATTAACCGTCAGCGGTAGAACGCTAGGCGAAGAAATTGATGCAGGCCCGCCCAGCTTCAAACAAGATGTGGTGCGTAAAATTGATAACCCAATATATCCGCGCGGCAGTATTGCTGTATTGCATGGCAACTTAGCACCAGGTGGCGCCATCATTAAACAATCTGCTGCGAATGAAAAACTCATGGAACATGAGGGCCGAGCAGTTGTTTTTGAAAACTCGGAGGATTTGGCTAATCGTATTGATAGCCTTGACTTAGATGTCACAGCAGAGGACATTATTGTTTTGAAAAACATTGGGCCCAAAGGTGCGCCTGGCATGCCTGAGGCTGGATATATTCCAATTCCGATGAAACTAGCCCGCGCTGGCGTCAAAGATATTGTGCGCATTTCTGATGGTCGCATGAGTGGCACCGCTTTTGGAACCATTGTGTTGCATGTCACCCCTGAGTCAGCTATCGGCGGGCCTTTAGCGCAAGTGCGCAATGGGGATCGTATTCGTTTGAGCGTGAAAAATCGAGAAATTAGTCTTTTGATTTCTGAGGCTGAAATGGCTAAGCGTATACAGGAGAATCCAATTACTCCTCCTACAGCGGAACGTGGCTATAAGAAGCTATTCCTAGACACGGTGACGCAAGCAGATCAAGGCGTGGATTTTGATTTCTTAAGAGCCGCTAAGATAGTTGGTAAGACGCCGAGTAAATAA
- a CDS encoding Smr/MutS family protein — MIHIAECPDCGNTRTLFNECPHCGSATPPILSGDTVELNIKHGAPTVEEALDRLTENIRHFQELGIKAIVLIHGYGSSGEGGRIKWAIHDALEHNRFADRVEEYYFGEQVPFGSSEYRLLLERRPGLKRYLKHFKGGNAGMTVLLLGSERRSA, encoded by the coding sequence ATGATTCATATTGCTGAGTGCCCCGACTGCGGAAATACGCGAACATTATTTAATGAATGTCCGCATTGTGGAAGTGCGACTCCACCAATCTTGAGTGGGGATACGGTCGAGCTCAACATTAAACACGGGGCCCCAACAGTTGAGGAGGCTCTTGATCGTTTAACGGAAAATATCAGGCATTTTCAGGAATTAGGAATTAAGGCTATCGTCTTGATACACGGGTATGGGTCAAGCGGTGAGGGTGGCCGAATTAAATGGGCTATTCATGATGCTCTTGAGCACAATCGATTTGCTGATAGAGTTGAAGAGTACTATTTTGGGGAGCAGGTACCGTTTGGCAGCTCTGAATATCGACTCCTTCTAGAGCGACGACCCGGTTTAAAAAGATATTTGAAGCATTTTAAGGGTGGCAATGCTGGAATGACGGTCTTATTGCTGGGATCGGAGCGCAGAAGTGCTTAG
- a CDS encoding DUF883 family protein, with translation MTTKKSEHLEEVEHAAMNKVSAGADQLIGEFKSLMADAEALIKATEDHPGETLNSIRNKALETLTNAKASLSGVEGKLADKAREVADGADDFVHRNPWEAVGVAAGVGLLLGLFMRRR, from the coding sequence ATGACCACTAAAAAATCTGAGCATTTAGAAGAAGTCGAGCATGCTGCAATGAATAAGGTATCTGCAGGTGCAGATCAGCTTATTGGTGAATTTAAGTCTTTAATGGCTGACGCAGAAGCCTTAATTAAGGCTACAGAAGACCATCCTGGTGAAACTCTAAACTCAATACGCAATAAAGCCCTAGAAACGCTTACAAATGCCAAGGCAAGTTTGTCAGGGGTTGAGGGTAAGTTAGCCGATAAGGCAAGAGAAGTTGCTGATGGTGCTGATGACTTTGTTCACCGTAACCCCTGGGAAGCTGTTGGGGTAGCAGCAGGCGTCGGTCTATTGCTTGGTCTTTTTATGCGTCGTCGCTAG
- a CDS encoding phosphorylase family protein: MTTELLIITALETELKRDALPSGVRLVYSGVGKINATIASVKAIHEHKPARIINFGTAGKINTQVNGLLEIGKVIQRDMITEPLAPRGQTPFCNRPSEYISSGQFVCGSGDSFVTTTDPWLFSKGVDVVDMELFAIAFVASNHDIPWQSYKYITDDANENSGNDWQERAHHGQELFLQELKQLLS, translated from the coding sequence ATGACAACAGAATTACTTATTATCACTGCATTAGAAACCGAGCTCAAGCGCGATGCATTGCCATCGGGTGTGAGGCTAGTCTACTCAGGTGTAGGCAAAATTAATGCCACTATTGCTAGTGTGAAGGCAATTCATGAGCATAAGCCTGCACGCATTATTAATTTTGGAACTGCAGGCAAGATTAATACCCAAGTAAATGGTTTGCTAGAGATAGGTAAGGTGATCCAGCGCGACATGATTACAGAGCCCCTTGCTCCAAGGGGGCAAACTCCATTCTGCAATAGACCGTCTGAATATATTTCATCCGGTCAATTTGTCTGTGGGTCGGGGGATAGCTTTGTGACTACGACTGACCCCTGGTTGTTCAGTAAGGGGGTTGATGTAGTCGATATGGAGTTATTTGCAATCGCTTTTGTTGCCAGCAATCATGACATACCTTGGCAATCTTATAAATACATTACTGATGATGCTAATGAGAATTCTGGCAATGATTGGCAGGAGAGGGCTCACCATGGTCAGGAACTCTTTTTACAAGAGCTAAAGCAGCTGCTCAGTTAA
- a CDS encoding adenine phosphoribosyltransferase, translated as MNLLDYLPGVPDFPKPGILFRDISPLLANPAAFKETIAQLDALAKTFDYTHILGIESRGFIFGSALAHHAHKGFAIARKPNKLPLASHREQYGLEYGSDSLEIQQSTLPTNAKVLLIDDVLATGGTLIAADKLLRSAGFQVSGAITLLEIAVLNGSEQLEKNHIHHKSVLRS; from the coding sequence ATGAATTTATTAGATTATCTACCTGGTGTGCCGGATTTTCCAAAGCCTGGAATTCTCTTTAGAGATATCTCCCCTTTGTTAGCCAATCCTGCAGCATTTAAAGAGACCATAGCCCAATTAGATGCCCTGGCAAAGACATTTGACTATACCCATATTCTAGGCATTGAGTCCAGAGGCTTTATATTTGGGTCTGCGCTCGCTCACCATGCCCATAAAGGCTTTGCGATTGCCCGAAAGCCCAATAAGTTGCCATTGGCAAGTCACCGAGAGCAATACGGCTTAGAGTACGGATCAGACTCATTAGAGATCCAACAGTCCACTCTTCCCACAAATGCAAAGGTACTTTTGATTGATGATGTATTGGCAACTGGCGGCACATTGATCGCAGCTGATAAATTGCTTCGCAGTGCCGGCTTTCAGGTTAGCGGCGCCATCACTTTGCTAGAGATTGCCGTACTAAACGGTAGCGAGCAATTAGAGAAAAACCACATTCACCATAAATCGGTATTACGTAGTTAA
- a CDS encoding AMP-binding protein produces the protein MYMNPSRSWHQNYPEGVPSEIGPLSHASVADFLTECFGHFENRKAVEAMGTYFSYRELDRLSLNFAAYLQTLELEKGARVALMYPNVIEYLVAMIGTLRAGYVVVNINPLYTSRELESQLLDSGASVLVLMENFAATYEQIAEQVTLKKVLVSSPGELLGLKGVIVNWVARNIKHLIPEWSFPCIHLKEALKIGSQHQFVQPQIGLNDIAFLQYTGGTTGVSKAAVLLHRNILSNVLQIETWLRPGLKHQSHQQLQFLCALPMTHIFALTACALLGISQGALLVLVANPRDIDGFIKLLKKHPGINIFPGVNTLFHALVHRPEFKQVKLPNLMITIGGGMAVHKTTADHWQALTGVPIAQGYGLSETSPVVCVNSPLEKHFTGHIGVPMPSTDIVILDDDEVELPQGTPGEIAIKGPQVMACYWNKPEETRHSMTADGYFKSGDIGLITPEGFIQIVDRKKDMIVVAGFKVFPNDVEDVLTGMPGIRECGVIGAPHRKLGEIVKAYIVKDNHHLSESDVMQYCKEHLTSFKRPRRIIFVHQLPKSNVGKILRRELRNL, from the coding sequence ATGTATATGAATCCCTCTAGGTCTTGGCATCAGAACTATCCAGAAGGAGTACCAAGCGAGATTGGTCCGCTCAGTCATGCTTCCGTAGCAGATTTTCTGACAGAATGCTTTGGGCATTTCGAAAATCGTAAAGCAGTTGAGGCAATGGGAACGTACTTTTCCTATCGCGAACTGGATCGTTTATCACTAAACTTTGCAGCGTATTTGCAAACTCTAGAACTTGAGAAGGGTGCACGGGTTGCGCTCATGTACCCAAATGTCATTGAGTATCTGGTGGCCATGATTGGTACCTTGCGCGCAGGGTATGTGGTCGTCAATATCAACCCACTTTATACCTCTAGAGAGCTGGAATCTCAACTTTTAGATAGTGGTGCTTCTGTTCTAGTGTTGATGGAGAACTTTGCGGCTACTTATGAACAAATTGCCGAGCAGGTTACTTTAAAGAAGGTGCTTGTTAGTAGCCCCGGAGAGCTTTTGGGTCTTAAGGGTGTCATTGTGAACTGGGTTGCACGCAATATTAAGCACCTCATTCCAGAATGGAGTTTTCCATGCATCCACCTGAAAGAAGCTTTAAAGATTGGCAGTCAGCATCAGTTTGTGCAACCCCAGATTGGCTTAAACGATATTGCTTTTTTGCAGTACACCGGCGGTACTACGGGTGTCTCTAAAGCGGCTGTCTTATTACACCGAAATATTCTTTCTAATGTCTTACAAATTGAAACGTGGCTTAGACCTGGCCTCAAGCATCAAAGTCATCAACAATTGCAGTTTCTATGTGCTCTGCCAATGACTCATATTTTTGCATTGACAGCATGTGCACTGTTAGGAATTTCACAAGGCGCTTTATTGGTTTTGGTTGCAAATCCTCGGGACATTGATGGCTTTATTAAGTTATTAAAAAAACATCCGGGAATTAATATTTTCCCTGGCGTGAATACCTTATTTCATGCGCTTGTACATCGGCCAGAATTTAAACAAGTAAAACTTCCGAACTTAATGATCACTATTGGCGGGGGGATGGCAGTTCATAAAACTACCGCTGATCATTGGCAGGCTTTAACTGGTGTTCCTATAGCTCAGGGCTATGGATTATCGGAAACATCGCCTGTCGTTTGTGTAAATAGCCCACTAGAAAAGCATTTCACTGGCCATATTGGCGTGCCGATGCCAAGTACTGACATTGTGATTTTGGACGATGATGAAGTTGAGTTACCACAAGGCACTCCTGGCGAAATAGCAATTAAAGGCCCTCAGGTCATGGCCTGCTATTGGAATAAGCCAGAAGAGACGCGCCACTCTATGACAGCCGATGGCTACTTTAAATCAGGTGATATAGGACTCATTACCCCAGAGGGGTTCATACAAATTGTCGATCGTAAGAAAGACATGATAGTAGTGGCGGGATTTAAAGTATTTCCGAATGATGTGGAGGATGTGCTTACAGGCATGCCTGGTATTCGAGAGTGTGGCGTTATTGGCGCACCTCATCGCAAGCTAGGCGAGATTGTGAAAGCCTATATCGTCAAAGACAACCACCACTTAAGTGAGTCGGATGTGATGCAGTACTGCAAAGAGCATCTCACCAGCTTTAAGAGGCCTAGAAGGATCATCTTTGTGCATCAACTTCCCAAGTCCAATGTTGGGAAAATCTTACGTCGCGAACTAAGGAATCTCTAA
- a CDS encoding YqjK family protein — MSQTLKELEERRKLLQSQCAHERKAFAEHFEPWEKPLSWADKGIDAIHFLKSNPLLWTSAFAALAHYKPKLASKTLALGWGAVKVLKGVKKRV, encoded by the coding sequence ATGAGTCAGACCTTAAAGGAGCTTGAAGAGCGCCGTAAATTGCTTCAATCGCAATGCGCCCATGAGCGTAAGGCATTTGCTGAACACTTTGAGCCGTGGGAAAAGCCTCTGTCGTGGGCTGATAAGGGTATTGATGCTATCCATTTTCTGAAAAGCAACCCGCTACTTTGGACAAGTGCATTTGCAGCTTTGGCGCACTATAAGCCAAAACTAGCGAGTAAGACTCTTGCTTTGGGATGGGGTGCAGTAAAAGTTCTTAAAGGCGTTAAAAAGCGAGTCTAG
- a CDS encoding phage holin family protein has product MSQENLLSSIKSLAATGASIAQSRLELLSVDVQIHRSKIIRLMVMIVCALFFLFFGLVMFSLLIVIYSWETDRMLALSILSIGFISVGLIMSLLIVQSLRTMPKLFEASIAEFAKDREALDK; this is encoded by the coding sequence ATGTCACAAGAAAATTTACTTTCTTCAATTAAAAGTCTGGCAGCCACTGGCGCGTCTATTGCGCAATCACGTTTAGAACTTCTTTCTGTTGATGTGCAAATTCATAGAAGCAAGATCATTCGCTTGATGGTAATGATTGTTTGCGCGTTATTCTTTTTATTTTTTGGCTTAGTGATGTTTTCATTGCTGATAGTTATTTATAGCTGGGAAACTGATCGCATGCTTGCATTGAGCATCCTGTCTATTGGTTTTATATCTGTGGGGCTGATCATGTCTTTGCTCATTGTTCAATCCTTACGCACAATGCCAAAACTGTTTGAGGCATCCATTGCCGAATTCGCTAAAGATAGAGAAGCACTCGATAAATGA